From Aptenodytes patagonicus chromosome 1, bAptPat1.pri.cur, whole genome shotgun sequence, one genomic window encodes:
- the BHLHE41 gene encoding class E basic helix-loop-helix protein 41 translates to MDEGISRLPERQLLEHRDFIGLDYPSLYMCKPKRGVKRDESKETYKLPHRLIEKKRRDRINECIAQLKDLLPEHLKLTTLGHLEKAVVLELTLKHLKALTALTEQQHQKIIALQNGERSMKSPVQADLDAFHSGFQTCAKEVLQYLSRFESWTPREQRCAQLLGHLHSISSQFLPGPQLLSPPPGPLSKGSSSSSSVSPPAPPCAPGHKPEGQANCVPVIQRTHAAELSAETDTDTDSGYGGEGEVRPERGPAAAGGALPALAIKQEPSGDEAPPAPKRLKLDRGGSPLPGPPGLAARGAEAAAAAAAAAALVRPDAALLGSLMALGAGGGGAPFGQPPAAAPFCLPFYFISPSAAAAYMQPFLDKGSLEKYLYPAAPIPLLYPGIPAQAAAAAAAAAASFPCLSSVLGPAEKAAAAAGLPPAPHLPHPFAAAAGLAAAAEPGEEAEAAAAEEPGAEGP, encoded by the exons ATGGATGAAGGAATCTCCCGCTTGCCGgagaggcagctgctggagcatAGGGATTTTATAGG GCTGGACTACCCCTCCCTGTATATGTGCAAACCCAAAAGAGGCGTGAAGAGGGACGAGAGCAAG GAAACGTACAAACTGCCACATAGACTGATAGAAAAGAAGAGGCGAGACAGGATTAACGAATGCATTGCCCAGCTGAAGGATTTACTGCCCGAGCATCTGAAATTGACG ACGCTGGGGCACCTGGAGAAAGCGGTGGTGCTGGAATTGACTTTGAAACACTTGAAAGCGCTAACAGCCTTAACGGAGCAGCAGCACCAGAAGATCATCGCTTTGCAGAACG GGGAGCGGTCCATGAAGTCTCCCGTGCAGGCCGACCTGGACGCCTTCCACTCGGGCTTTCAGACGTGCGCCAAGGAAGTGCTGCAGTACCTCTCCCGCTTCGAGAGCTGGACACCCCGCGAGCAGCGATGCGCCCAGCTCCTCGGCCACCTGCACTCCATCTCCTCGCAGTTCCTCCCCggtccccagctcctctccccgccgccgggccccctCAGCAAGggatcctcatcctcctcctctgtctccccgcccgcccccccctgcGCGCCGGGCCACAAGCCGGAGGGCCAGGCTAACTGCGTGCCCGTCATCCAGCGGACTCACGCCGCCGAGCTCAGCGCCGAGACCGACACGGACACGGACAGCGGCTACGGCGGGGAGGGCGAGGTGCGCCCcgagcgcggccccgcggcggccgggggggcgCTGCCCGCCCTGGCCATCAAGCAGGAGCCCTCGGGGGACGAGGCGCCCCCCGCGCCCAAGCGGCTGAAGCTGGACCGCGGCGGCAGCCCCCTGCCCGGCCCGCCGGGGCTGGCGGCGCGGggcgccgaggcggcggcggcggcggcggcggcggcagcgctggTGAGACCCGACGCCGCCCTGCTGGGCTCGCTGATGGCCCTgggtgcgggcggcggcggggccccctTCGGAcagccgccggcggcggcccctTTCTGCCTGCCCTTCTACTTCATCTCCccttccgccgccgccgcctacATGCAGCCCTTCCTGGATAAAGGCAGCCTGGAGAAGTATCTCTACCCCGCCGCCCCCATCCCTCTCCTCTACCCGGGCATCCCGGCCcaggcagccgccgccgcggccgccgccgccgcctctttCCCCTGCCTCTCCTCGGTGCTCGGCCCCGCCGAGaaggcggccgccgccgccgggctgccccCAGCGCCCCACCTCCCGCACCCCttcgctgccgccgccgggctggccgccgccgccgagcccggcGAGGAGGCCGAGGCCGCAGCCGCCGAGGAGCCCGGCGCCGAGGGCCCGTGA